The Haloferax sp. Atlit-12N genome window below encodes:
- a CDS encoding archaeosine biosynthesis radical SAM protein RaSEA produces MSKPSPEVYERGRGMDAHNKVMRDIRSRKQKTYDPHEPTRVWIDEDNTPDGVYDSLTIILNTGGCRWARAGGCTMCGYVAESVEGGTVAHEALMDQIQVCLDHEAEEMDDGEKAGLIKIYTSGSFLDEREVPAETRDAIAETFADRDRMVVESLPDFVTREKLADFTDRGLETDVAIGLETATDRVRHDCVNKYFDFADFEDACEEAAAAGGGVKAYLLMKPPFLSEPEALEDMKSSIRRCAAVDNCHTVSMNPTNVQRYTMVDELFFNGGYRPPWLWSVADALRETVGVDAIVVSDPVGGGQERGAHNCGDCDELVFKAVKDFNLRQDPSVFDQVSCDCEATWEFVLDNETSYNMPLVK; encoded by the coding sequence ATGAGTAAGCCGAGCCCCGAGGTCTACGAGCGGGGACGCGGGATGGACGCGCACAACAAGGTGATGCGCGACATCCGTTCGCGGAAGCAGAAGACCTACGACCCCCACGAGCCCACTCGGGTGTGGATAGACGAGGACAACACGCCCGACGGCGTCTACGACTCGCTGACGATTATTCTCAACACCGGCGGCTGCCGGTGGGCGCGCGCCGGCGGCTGTACGATGTGCGGCTACGTCGCCGAGTCCGTCGAAGGCGGCACCGTCGCCCACGAGGCGCTGATGGACCAGATTCAGGTCTGTCTCGACCACGAGGCCGAGGAGATGGACGACGGCGAGAAAGCGGGCCTCATCAAGATTTACACCTCCGGCTCGTTCCTCGACGAGCGCGAGGTACCCGCCGAGACCCGTGACGCCATCGCCGAGACGTTCGCCGACCGCGACCGCATGGTCGTCGAGTCGCTGCCGGACTTCGTCACGCGCGAGAAACTCGCGGACTTCACCGACCGCGGCCTCGAAACCGACGTGGCAATCGGTCTCGAAACCGCCACCGACCGCGTCCGCCACGACTGCGTGAACAAGTACTTCGACTTCGCCGACTTCGAGGACGCCTGCGAGGAGGCCGCCGCGGCCGGCGGCGGCGTCAAGGCGTACCTCCTGATGAAGCCGCCGTTCCTCTCGGAGCCCGAGGCGCTCGAGGACATGAAGTCCTCTATCCGCCGGTGTGCGGCGGTCGACAACTGCCACACCGTCTCGATGAACCCGACGAACGTCCAGCGCTACACGATGGTCGACGAACTGTTCTTCAACGGCGGCTACCGCCCGCCGTGGCTCTGGTCGGTCGCCGACGCGCTCCGCGAGACGGTCGGCGTGGACGCCATCGTCGTCTCCGACCCCGTCGGCGGCGGCCAAGAGCGCGGCGCGCACAACTGCGGCGACTGTGACGAACTCGTGTTCAAAGCGGTCAAGGACTTCAACCTCCGGCAGGACCCGAGCGTCTTCGACCAGGTGTCCTGCGACTGCGAGGCGACGTGGGAGTTCGTCCTCGACAACGAGACGAGCTACAACATGCCGCTGGTCAAGTAG
- a CDS encoding DICT sensory domain-containing protein has product MGLDSFLGAIDAASRSLSVVNRSAPDPVQRMLETTFADQPVDVDELSNDTRGDDVVVLTEQTPEGREVVATSPLEVVMNTVLLVNSDLYKTGQANLAAFELPSVLTRLDDVPFSLRGYPESDKEKLLLVAISRYIERHAWRAGDGRLRSSFQRLSRIKDERGTRAVYQKVASTDVQTHVYGIPDWTPSSNSDLLTHGGYTEDFYDSWFVVYTPPEGGPVGAVESDGGTDEGTPSDERAIDGVSPGQPVALLALETEPKRWEGYWTFRPSLVADIDRYISRNM; this is encoded by the coding sequence ATGGGACTCGACAGTTTTCTCGGTGCGATCGACGCCGCGAGTCGGTCGCTGTCGGTGGTCAATCGCTCGGCTCCCGACCCCGTCCAGCGGATGCTCGAAACCACGTTCGCCGACCAGCCGGTCGATGTCGACGAACTGTCCAACGACACCCGCGGCGACGACGTGGTCGTGCTCACCGAGCAGACGCCCGAGGGGCGCGAGGTCGTCGCGACCTCGCCGCTGGAGGTGGTGATGAACACCGTCCTCCTCGTGAACTCGGACCTCTACAAGACGGGGCAGGCGAACCTCGCCGCGTTCGAACTCCCGTCGGTCCTCACGCGACTCGACGACGTGCCGTTTTCCCTCCGCGGCTATCCCGAATCCGACAAGGAGAAACTGCTGCTCGTGGCGATTTCGCGGTACATCGAGCGCCACGCGTGGCGCGCTGGCGACGGGAGACTCCGGTCGTCGTTCCAGCGGCTGTCCCGAATCAAAGACGAGCGCGGGACGCGAGCGGTCTACCAGAAGGTCGCGTCGACCGACGTGCAGACCCACGTCTACGGGATTCCGGACTGGACCCCGTCGTCTAACTCCGACCTCCTGACCCACGGCGGTTACACCGAGGACTTCTACGACTCGTGGTTCGTCGTCTACACGCCGCCGGAGGGCGGGCCGGTCGGAGCGGTCGAGTCGGACGGCGGGACCGACGAGGGAACCCCGAGCGACGAGCGAGCTATCGACGGTGTGAGTCCGGGCCAACCCGTCGCTCTCCTCGCGCTCGAGACCGAACCGAAGCGCTGGGAGGGCTACTGGACGTTCCGCCCGTCGCTCGTCGCCGACATCGACCGGTACATCTCACGGAACATGTGA
- a CDS encoding aldehyde ferredoxin oxidoreductase family protein, translating to MTELGGYHDRVARVDLSSGDIAYEGIDDEDARKYIGARGLGVKYVFDQGPDVDPLGPDNLLAFMTGPLTGTQTVMSGRIAVVTKSPLTGTVTDSHHGGWSGARLKWSGFDGLLFTGKSEHPVYAVVEDGELTLHDAEHIWGWGVHDTIEELEGEVEGSLGKNLSIMAIGPGGENEVKYGCIVNEDDRASGRGGTGAVMGSKNLKAIVVKSGTRMPKPADADTFKQGYQQAMQLIRESEVTAPNEGGLSLYGTNVLMNAGEELDGLPTKNGKYTSTAAMRDAEGADIDSERVSGENVRENILVDEPTCHSCPVACKKEVEVSVMHKGEEMNVRGESYEYESAYALGPNSGHTERDEIAVMIDRCNDMGVDTIEMGNMMAMAMEMSEQGKLDGLSEQLDWGDTERMIDLITEVANREGDLADALAEGANGLAERFDAHDNSLAVKGQTIPAYDPRCMKGMGIGYATSNRGACHLRGYTPSAEILGIPEKHDPHEWRGKGELVALFQDMHAISDSFDICKFNAFAEGIEEYVLQYNGMTGRDVTEEELLETGDRIYTLERYYNNLAGFDGADDSLPGRFVEGDEAMPGQGASEGQLCELDEMKEEYYARRQWVDGVVPDERLDELGIDIGPGTGVSRGDSPAPADD from the coding sequence ATGACTGAACTCGGTGGTTATCACGACAGGGTCGCTCGGGTGGACCTGTCATCCGGCGACATCGCGTACGAGGGTATCGACGACGAGGACGCGCGAAAGTACATCGGGGCCCGCGGCCTCGGCGTGAAGTACGTCTTCGACCAGGGACCGGACGTGGACCCGCTCGGACCGGACAACCTCCTCGCGTTCATGACGGGGCCGCTCACCGGCACGCAGACCGTGATGAGCGGTCGCATCGCGGTCGTGACGAAATCCCCGCTCACGGGGACCGTCACCGACTCGCACCACGGCGGCTGGAGCGGCGCGCGACTCAAGTGGTCCGGCTTCGACGGCCTGCTGTTCACGGGCAAGTCCGAACACCCGGTCTACGCGGTCGTCGAAGACGGCGAACTGACGCTCCACGACGCGGAGCACATCTGGGGCTGGGGCGTCCACGACACAATCGAGGAGCTCGAAGGCGAGGTCGAAGGGAGCCTCGGCAAGAACCTCTCGATAATGGCTATCGGCCCCGGCGGCGAGAACGAGGTCAAGTACGGCTGTATCGTCAACGAGGACGACCGCGCGTCCGGCCGCGGCGGCACGGGCGCGGTCATGGGCTCGAAGAACCTCAAGGCAATCGTCGTGAAGTCCGGCACGCGGATGCCGAAGCCGGCCGACGCCGACACGTTCAAGCAGGGCTACCAGCAGGCGATGCAGCTCATCCGCGAGTCCGAGGTCACCGCGCCCAACGAGGGCGGCCTGTCGCTGTACGGGACGAACGTCCTGATGAACGCGGGCGAGGAACTCGACGGTCTCCCGACGAAAAACGGGAAGTACACCTCGACCGCGGCGATGCGAGACGCCGAGGGCGCGGACATCGACTCCGAGCGCGTCTCCGGCGAGAACGTCCGCGAGAACATCCTCGTCGACGAGCCGACGTGTCACTCCTGCCCGGTCGCCTGTAAGAAGGAAGTCGAGGTGTCGGTGATGCACAAAGGCGAGGAGATGAACGTCCGTGGCGAGTCCTACGAGTACGAGTCCGCGTACGCGCTGGGCCCGAACTCCGGACACACCGAGCGCGACGAAATCGCCGTCATGATCGACCGGTGTAACGACATGGGCGTCGACACCATCGAGATGGGCAACATGATGGCGATGGCGATGGAGATGTCCGAGCAGGGCAAGCTCGACGGGCTGAGCGAACAGCTCGACTGGGGCGACACCGAGCGCATGATCGACCTCATCACCGAGGTCGCGAACCGTGAGGGCGACCTCGCAGACGCCCTCGCCGAGGGCGCAAACGGCCTCGCCGAGCGCTTCGACGCCCACGACAACTCGCTGGCCGTCAAGGGCCAGACCATCCCGGCGTACGACCCGCGCTGCATGAAGGGCATGGGCATCGGCTACGCCACCTCGAACCGCGGTGCGTGCCACCTCCGCGGCTACACGCCGTCCGCCGAGATTCTCGGCATCCCGGAGAAGCACGACCCCCACGAGTGGCGCGGGAAGGGCGAACTCGTGGCGCTGTTCCAGGACATGCACGCCATCTCAGACTCGTTCGACATCTGCAAGTTCAACGCGTTCGCGGAGGGCATCGAGGAGTACGTCCTGCAGTACAACGGCATGACCGGCCGCGACGTGACCGAAGAGGAACTGCTCGAAACCGGTGACCGCATCTACACCCTCGAGCGGTACTACAACAACCTCGCCGGCTTCGACGGTGCCGACGACTCGCTGCCGGGACGCTTCGTCGAAGGCGACGAGGCGATGCCCGGACAGGGCGCGTCCGAGGGCCAGTTGTGCGAACTCGACGAGATGAAAGAAGAGTACTACGCCCGCCGCCAGTGGGTCGACGGCGTCGTCCCCGACGAGCGTCTCGACGAACTCGGCATCGACATCGGCCCCGGCACGGGCGTCTCCCGCGGCGACTCGCCGGCACCCGCCGACGACTGA
- a CDS encoding AzlD domain-containing protein — protein MPTGYDSATVWLVIALAGVLTFAIRGSFIYLFGRIDDVPPAAESALEYVPAAVFAALVFPALLAPSGDLAVSVGNDKLVAGALAALAAWYTERVLATILVGMGALWVLRFVV, from the coding sequence ATGCCGACCGGCTACGACTCGGCGACCGTCTGGCTCGTCATCGCTCTCGCGGGCGTCCTCACCTTCGCCATCCGCGGGTCGTTCATCTACCTGTTCGGCCGCATCGACGACGTGCCGCCGGCGGCCGAATCGGCGCTGGAGTACGTCCCTGCGGCCGTGTTCGCGGCGCTCGTCTTCCCCGCGCTCCTCGCCCCATCCGGTGACCTCGCGGTCTCCGTCGGCAACGACAAACTCGTCGCCGGCGCGCTGGCCGCGCTCGCCGCGTGGTACACCGAACGCGTGCTCGCCACCATCCTCGTCGGCATGGGCGCGCTCTGGGTCCTCCGGTTCGTCGTCTGA
- a CDS encoding AzlC family ABC transporter permease: protein MPTVSSDLLDGVRAAGPLQLGIAPFGLVAGVAAVEQGLSVAHALGFSSLVFAGASQLAMIELLGADAPLAIVVGTAVVINLRTMMYSASIAPYFRDLTARSKALASYLLTDQAYAVSIARYGRDGETDRFAYYVGAGASLWLVWQVTTVAGALLGSGLPPEWGFDFAAPLVFLALLVPTLKDRASGASCLVGGLVATGVVVAGVPFHLDIIVAAVVGVLAGLAVESLGGDA, encoded by the coding sequence ATGCCAACCGTTTCTTCCGACCTCCTCGACGGCGTCCGGGCCGCGGGGCCGCTCCAACTCGGCATCGCGCCGTTCGGCCTCGTCGCGGGCGTCGCGGCCGTCGAACAGGGGCTGTCGGTCGCGCACGCCCTCGGCTTCTCCAGTCTCGTCTTCGCGGGCGCGTCGCAGCTCGCCATGATAGAACTCCTCGGCGCAGACGCGCCGCTGGCAATCGTCGTCGGCACGGCCGTCGTCATCAACCTCCGGACGATGATGTACTCGGCCTCTATCGCGCCCTACTTCCGCGACCTGACCGCCCGGTCGAAGGCGCTCGCGTCGTACCTCCTGACCGACCAGGCGTACGCGGTCTCTATCGCCCGCTACGGCCGCGACGGCGAGACCGACCGCTTCGCGTACTACGTCGGCGCGGGCGCGTCGCTGTGGCTCGTCTGGCAGGTGACGACCGTCGCCGGCGCGCTCCTCGGCTCCGGGCTCCCGCCCGAGTGGGGTTTCGACTTCGCCGCGCCCCTCGTCTTTCTCGCCCTGCTCGTCCCCACGCTGAAGGACCGTGCGTCCGGCGCGTCGTGTCTCGTCGGCGGCCTCGTCGCCACCGGCGTCGTCGTCGCGGGCGTCCCGTTCCACCTCGACATCATCGTCGCGGCCGTCGTCGGCGTCCTCGCCGGTCTCGCGGTCGAATCGCTCGGAGGCGACGCCTGA
- the samp3 gene encoding ubiquitin-like modifier protein SAMP3 — MELELRFFATFREVVGQKSIYWRVDDDATVGDVLESLEAEYDGLAGRLIEDGEVKPHVNVLKNGREVVHLDGMATTLDDGDAVSVFPPVAGG; from the coding sequence ATGGAACTCGAATTGCGCTTCTTCGCGACGTTTCGGGAGGTGGTGGGCCAGAAGTCCATCTACTGGCGGGTCGACGACGACGCGACCGTCGGAGACGTCCTCGAGTCGCTGGAAGCGGAGTACGACGGTCTCGCCGGCCGACTCATCGAAGACGGCGAGGTCAAGCCGCACGTGAACGTGCTGAAAAACGGGCGCGAAGTGGTCCACCTCGACGGGATGGCCACGACGCTCGACGATGGGGACGCCGTGAGCGTCTTCCCGCCGGTCGCGGGGGGCTGA
- a CDS encoding HalOD1 output domain-containing protein gives MSEAVAAAVNQHTRRDPTELPPLTEHVDTDALDALFGRDAPGAPRVTGASLEFDYADLVVTVESVGRIEVRDAGR, from the coding sequence ATCTCTGAGGCGGTTGCCGCGGCTGTGAACCAACACACGCGCCGCGACCCGACGGAGCTACCGCCACTCACAGAGCACGTAGACACCGACGCCCTCGACGCCCTGTTCGGCCGCGACGCGCCCGGAGCACCGCGCGTGACGGGTGCGTCGCTCGAATTCGACTACGCCGATTTAGTCGTCACCGTCGAGTCCGTCGGTCGTATCGAAGTCCGCGACGCGGGACGGTAA
- a CDS encoding archaea-specific SMC-related protein, whose amino-acid sequence MNDSEALQTATVRIRNIGGIDERTVGLEPGVTVLTGRNATNRTSFLRALMGAFGSDAASLKGDADEGSVELELDGRTYTRVFSRENGSVTTDGTPYLRDTTTADRFAFLLGSNEARRAVVSERDLHDVIMAPVDTDAIEAEIERLQTRRTQVETQLDSLDSLEADRRSLESKRDDLEAEIEDLEAERDDLEAEIEAEDQTVESQRENQAALDEVLSDLQSARSDLETVRFRLQSERESVESLREERSELQSELDSFEAEEVDRGEANDRIESIRSRIESLNSTISELQTIVQYTEDVLEGKADLVEDSLGAVGGGSVTDQLVSSETITCWTCGTEVDRDQIRGTTDRLREVRDEQREERAELRRELDELERSMRAAEQAQRDRRKLRDKLQRLEDELDRRTGQIDSLTDQREELAERVESLEADASDLRGQAESDLIELHKELNEVEFTLDRTRDDLASVHDDLDALDDRFDEREELELEREQVTEELEDARTRIRSLTTAAVEAFNEEMETVLDLLGYDNIERVWLEQVERRVREGRRKVEKTQFELHIVRASDSGAVYEDSIDHLSESEREVVGLVFALAGYLVHEVYEEVPFMLLDSVEAIDAERIAALVDHFEQYPTFLVAALLPEDAQALDESYRRVTWGTDVAPAA is encoded by the coding sequence ATGAACGATTCAGAGGCACTTCAGACGGCGACTGTCCGTATACGAAACATCGGTGGTATCGACGAACGAACCGTCGGGCTCGAACCCGGCGTCACCGTTCTGACCGGGCGCAACGCGACGAACCGAACGTCATTCCTGCGCGCGCTTATGGGCGCGTTCGGGAGCGACGCGGCCAGTCTCAAGGGAGACGCCGACGAGGGGTCGGTCGAACTCGAACTGGACGGCCGGACGTACACCCGCGTCTTCTCCCGTGAGAACGGGTCGGTCACGACCGACGGCACGCCGTACCTCCGGGATACGACGACTGCGGACCGCTTTGCGTTCCTCCTCGGGTCGAACGAGGCGCGCCGGGCCGTCGTCTCGGAGCGCGACCTCCACGACGTCATCATGGCACCGGTCGACACCGACGCCATCGAGGCAGAAATCGAGCGCCTCCAGACCCGACGGACGCAGGTAGAAACACAACTCGACTCGCTCGACTCGCTCGAGGCCGACCGCCGGTCGCTCGAATCGAAGCGCGACGATCTCGAAGCCGAAATCGAGGACCTCGAAGCCGAGCGCGACGATCTCGAAGCCGAAATCGAGGCCGAAGACCAGACGGTCGAATCGCAACGCGAGAACCAAGCCGCGTTAGACGAGGTGCTGTCGGACCTGCAGTCGGCGCGGTCGGACCTCGAAACGGTCCGCTTCCGCCTCCAGAGCGAGCGCGAGAGCGTCGAATCGCTCCGCGAGGAGCGCTCCGAACTCCAGTCGGAACTCGATTCGTTCGAGGCCGAGGAGGTCGACCGCGGCGAGGCGAACGACCGCATCGAGTCGATTCGGTCGCGCATCGAGTCGCTCAACTCGACGATTTCGGAGCTTCAGACCATCGTCCAGTACACGGAGGACGTGCTCGAAGGCAAGGCCGACCTCGTCGAGGACTCGCTGGGCGCGGTCGGCGGCGGTTCGGTGACGGACCAACTCGTCTCCTCGGAGACCATCACCTGCTGGACCTGCGGCACCGAGGTCGACCGCGACCAGATTCGGGGGACGACCGACCGCCTCCGCGAGGTCAGAGACGAACAGCGCGAGGAACGCGCCGAACTTCGCCGCGAACTCGACGAACTCGAACGCTCGATGCGGGCGGCGGAACAGGCCCAGCGCGACCGCCGGAAGCTCCGGGATAAGCTCCAGCGCCTCGAAGACGAACTCGACCGCCGGACCGGGCAAATCGACTCGCTGACCGACCAGCGCGAGGAGCTCGCCGAACGGGTCGAATCGCTCGAAGCCGACGCGTCGGACCTCCGCGGGCAGGCTGAGAGCGACCTCATCGAACTCCACAAGGAGCTCAACGAGGTCGAGTTCACGCTCGACCGGACGCGCGACGATCTCGCGTCGGTTCACGACGACCTCGACGCGCTCGACGACCGGTTCGACGAGCGCGAGGAACTCGAACTCGAGCGCGAACAGGTGACGGAGGAACTCGAGGATGCGCGAACCCGAATTCGGTCGCTGACGACCGCGGCCGTCGAGGCGTTCAACGAGGAGATGGAGACGGTCCTCGACCTCCTCGGCTACGACAACATCGAGCGCGTCTGGCTGGAGCAGGTCGAACGCCGGGTCCGAGAGGGCCGCCGCAAGGTCGAAAAGACCCAGTTCGAACTCCACATCGTCCGCGCGTCCGACTCCGGCGCGGTGTACGAGGACTCCATCGACCACCTCAGCGAGAGCGAGCGCGAGGTCGTCGGCCTCGTGTTCGCCCTCGCGGGCTACCTCGTCCACGAGGTGTACGAGGAGGTCCCGTTCATGCTGCTCGACTCCGTCGAGGCTATCGACGCCGAGCGCATCGCTGCGCTGGTCGACCACTTCGAGCAGTATCCGACGTTCCTCGTCGCGGCCCTCCTCCCCGAGGACGCGCAGGCCCTCGACGAGTCGTACCGGCGCGTCACGTGGGGGACCGACGTGGCACCCGCGGCCTGA
- a CDS encoding DUF1616 domain-containing protein, whose amino-acid sequence MSQRQDWRLFLPEPLRTLPADLAVVVAGVALTLVATLTPGLEGTPLRVVVGLPFVLFIPGYALIAALFPERGPPIDAPEDHDRMGGIDGIERVALSFGTSIAVVPLLGLVLNFTPWGIRLVPILVAVSGFTLVATAFAAARRSALPEEERLEVPYQRWFAAARDELFNPASGTDAMLNVVLVASVVLATASVGYAVAVPKDGESFTELYLLTEDGDDELTADNYPEELVRGEPASLVLGVGNQEHRTVNYTVVTVLQRVEVSNNSTTVLESEQLRTFTPRLEHNETWHEPHEVRPTMTGERLRLTYLLYEGAPPASPTVDNAYREVHLWVTVREE is encoded by the coding sequence ATGTCGCAGCGCCAAGACTGGCGGTTGTTCCTCCCCGAGCCGCTCCGCACGCTCCCGGCCGACCTCGCGGTCGTCGTCGCGGGCGTCGCGCTCACGCTCGTCGCGACGCTCACGCCCGGGCTGGAGGGGACGCCGCTCCGAGTCGTCGTCGGCCTGCCGTTCGTGCTTTTCATCCCCGGCTACGCCCTCATCGCGGCGCTGTTCCCCGAGCGCGGTCCGCCGATAGACGCCCCGGAGGACCACGACCGGATGGGTGGTATCGACGGCATCGAGCGGGTCGCGCTCTCGTTCGGGACGAGCATCGCGGTCGTCCCCCTGCTCGGACTCGTCCTCAACTTCACGCCGTGGGGGATTCGACTCGTGCCCATCCTCGTCGCCGTGAGCGGCTTCACGCTCGTCGCCACGGCGTTCGCGGCGGCCCGCCGGTCGGCGCTCCCCGAAGAAGAACGGCTGGAAGTCCCCTACCAGCGCTGGTTCGCCGCCGCGCGCGACGAACTGTTCAACCCGGCGTCGGGGACCGACGCGATGCTGAACGTCGTCCTCGTGGCGAGCGTGGTCCTCGCGACCGCCAGCGTCGGCTACGCGGTGGCGGTGCCGAAAGACGGCGAGTCGTTCACCGAACTGTACCTCCTGACCGAAGACGGCGACGACGAACTCACCGCCGACAACTACCCCGAGGAACTCGTCCGCGGCGAACCCGCGTCGCTCGTCCTCGGCGTCGGCAACCAGGAGCACCGGACGGTGAACTACACCGTCGTCACCGTGCTCCAGCGCGTCGAGGTGTCGAACAACTCGACGACCGTACTGGAGTCCGAGCAACTTCGGACGTTCACGCCCCGACTCGAACACAACGAGACGTGGCACGAACCGCACGAGGTCCGCCCGACGATGACGGGCGAGCGCCTGCGGCTGACGTACCTCCTCTACGAGGGCGCGCCGCCGGCGTCGCCGACGGTTGATAACGCTTACCGGGAGGTCCACCTCTGGGTGACCGTTCGTGAGGAATAA
- a CDS encoding DUF4129 domain-containing protein: MLVVGCLVATAPVAAVSAGAAADAPVPSTDAPASLGAVDRVSAFGPTTGPLQQTANATNNNSTGVLHENPDEVDDENELDRLLSYLSGELNGDIGASTLQLSQGEYAAAKAALGDDYDDSLGKYVDVEGEVGGDGASEEYQSVGETQREYVDTVSEFRETRREYEAARRAGNDERARELARELTRLAEDGETQSERLLEAFDVISNRTDGDLAESSAQIADVQANVSEQRDEIVSREFVATNLTVADYDRNISFTDPLVLSGALVADNGTPVETATARFAVGGRTVQTAVAPDGSFELTYRPARIPTSTSSLTVRYLPDDASMYQATERVVPVAVSQVNATASLSEPSAPAYGYADAVSVRATVSVNGTPVSNYPVSASFAGSSATAPATNESGASAVSATVPATATDAASIRIAPDGDGRAVAFAPATVAVPLETEGTALDVRARETTAQTVVVEGRLETDEGEAVSGQSVAVSVNEREVASATTGESGAYRTTIDLPSGVAAENATVSAAFDGEKTNLESSDATASIRLSNGATGGEAGNGASGGLPFDPLALAWVIAGTAVVGLVAAVLLRRNGAGESAATPTADESAASGSDDSTAPEPSATEASALDSAADALDAGRPNDAVVVAYAGVRQSLSAAADVDDAATHWEFCDRCVDAGVAPADALESLTAGYERAAYSGLSVSDADAAELVETARSVVAREETGALDSPESGDGADASEPVGPVE; this comes from the coding sequence ATGTTGGTCGTCGGCTGTCTCGTTGCGACAGCGCCGGTAGCGGCGGTCTCTGCGGGAGCGGCCGCCGACGCGCCCGTCCCGAGCACGGACGCGCCGGCGTCTCTCGGGGCGGTTGACCGAGTATCGGCGTTCGGACCGACCACGGGTCCGCTGCAGCAGACCGCGAACGCGACGAACAACAACAGCACTGGTGTCCTCCACGAGAATCCTGACGAGGTCGACGACGAGAACGAACTCGACCGATTGCTGTCGTACCTCTCGGGCGAACTCAACGGTGACATCGGAGCGAGTACCCTGCAACTCAGTCAGGGCGAGTACGCGGCCGCGAAGGCGGCGCTCGGCGACGACTACGACGACTCGCTCGGCAAGTACGTCGACGTCGAGGGCGAGGTCGGCGGCGACGGCGCGAGCGAGGAGTACCAGTCAGTCGGCGAGACGCAGCGGGAGTACGTCGACACCGTCAGCGAGTTCCGCGAGACGCGCCGCGAGTACGAGGCGGCGAGGCGGGCCGGCAACGACGAGCGCGCCCGCGAACTCGCCCGCGAACTGACGCGACTCGCCGAGGACGGTGAGACCCAGTCAGAGCGGCTGTTGGAGGCGTTCGACGTCATCTCGAACCGGACCGACGGCGACCTCGCGGAGAGTAGCGCCCAAATCGCGGACGTACAGGCGAACGTCTCCGAGCAGCGCGACGAAATCGTCTCCCGCGAGTTCGTCGCCACCAACCTCACCGTCGCCGACTACGACCGGAACATCTCCTTTACCGACCCGCTCGTCCTCTCGGGGGCGCTCGTCGCCGACAACGGCACGCCGGTCGAGACGGCGACCGCCCGCTTTGCAGTCGGCGGGCGGACGGTTCAGACCGCGGTCGCCCCCGACGGCTCGTTCGAACTGACCTACCGGCCGGCGCGGATTCCGACCAGTACCTCGTCGCTCACGGTCCGGTACCTGCCCGATGACGCGTCGATGTATCAGGCGACGGAGCGGGTCGTCCCTGTCGCCGTCTCGCAGGTGAACGCGACCGCAAGCCTGTCGGAGCCGTCTGCGCCGGCCTACGGCTACGCCGACGCCGTCTCGGTTCGCGCGACGGTCAGCGTGAACGGGACGCCGGTGTCGAACTACCCGGTCTCGGCGAGCTTCGCCGGGTCGTCGGCGACCGCGCCGGCGACAAACGAAAGCGGCGCGTCGGCCGTCTCGGCGACCGTCCCCGCGACCGCGACAGACGCGGCGTCGATTCGAATCGCGCCCGACGGCGACGGCAGGGCGGTCGCGTTCGCCCCGGCGACGGTCGCGGTCCCGCTCGAAACCGAGGGGACAGCGCTCGACGTGCGCGCCCGCGAGACGACCGCCCAAACGGTCGTCGTCGAAGGTCGTCTCGAAACCGACGAGGGCGAGGCCGTGAGCGGCCAGTCGGTCGCCGTCAGCGTCAACGAGCGCGAAGTCGCGTCGGCGACGACCGGCGAGTCGGGCGCGTACCGGACGACTATCGACCTTCCGAGCGGCGTGGCCGCCGAGAACGCGACCGTCTCGGCCGCGTTCGACGGCGAGAAGACGAACCTCGAATCGTCCGACGCGACGGCGAGCATCCGGCTCTCGAACGGTGCCACCGGGGGCGAGGCCGGAAACGGCGCTTCTGGCGGGCTCCCGTTCGACCCGCTCGCCCTCGCGTGGGTCATCGCCGGGACCGCAGTTGTCGGCCTTGTCGCCGCCGTTCTCCTCCGGCGGAACGGCGCTGGCGAGTCCGCGGCGACGCCGACAGCCGACGAGTCCGCCGCCTCGGGCTCCGACGACTCGACCGCGCCGGAACCGTCGGCGACCGAGGCTTCGGCGCTGGACTCGGCGGCCGACGCGCTTGACGCGGGGCGACCGAACGACGCGGTGGTCGTCGCCTACGCGGGCGTTCGACAATCGCTTTCGGCCGCCGCAGACGTCGACGACGCCGCGACGCACTGGGAGTTCTGCGACCGGTGTGTCGACGCCGGCGTCGCGCCCGCCGACGCCCTCGAATCGCTCACCGCGGGCTACGAGCGCGCGGCCTACAGCGGACTCTCAGTGAGTGACGCGGACGCCGCCGAACTGGTCGAGACGGCCCGCTCTGTCGTCGCCCGGGAGGAGACCGGCGCGCTCGACTCGCCCGAGTCGGGCGACGGTGCGGACGCGTCGGAGCCGGTCGGCCCGGTCGAGTAG